Proteins found in one Clostridium kluyveri DSM 555 genomic segment:
- a CDS encoding cyclic-phosphate processing receiver domain-containing protein: protein MKEKINLYLDDLRDCPENFILAKTIEEAIYYLENYKVEILSLDHDLGEDEKGNLLPTGYDLVKYMCEQGLRADKIYVHTNNPCGRLNMYETLIGAQRRGFIDTDIEIYNRPVVPNKYTER, encoded by the coding sequence ATGAAAGAAAAAATAAATCTGTATTTAGATGACCTACGAGATTGTCCAGAAAATTTTATATTAGCAAAAACTATAGAAGAAGCAATATATTATTTGGAAAACTATAAGGTTGAAATTCTATCACTTGACCACGATTTAGGAGAAGATGAAAAAGGTAATTTGTTACCAACAGGGTATGATTTAGTTAAATATATGTGTGAACAAGGATTAAGAGCCGATAAAATATATGTGCATACTAATAACCCCTGTGGTAGATTGAATATGTATGAGACATTAATAGGGGCACAAAGAAGAGGATTCATAGATACAGATATTGAAATTTATAATCGTCCAGTAGTGCCAAATAAATATACAGAAAGGTAA
- a CDS encoding type II toxin-antitoxin system MqsA family antitoxin codes for MNCILCKGDLIQGKANHIVDLNENIIIIKNVPAKVCKQCGEYFLENDIALKVEKIVEEAKKNKAEILVINYSEVAA; via the coding sequence ATGAATTGCATTTTATGTAAAGGAGATTTAATACAAGGTAAAGCCAATCATATTGTCGATTTAAACGAAAATATTATTATAATTAAAAATGTTCCGGCCAAAGTTTGTAAACAATGTGGAGAATATTTTCTTGAAAATGATATTGCCTTAAAGGTAGAGAAAATAGTAGAAGAAGCTAAGAAGAATAAAGCTGAGATATTGGTTATTAATTATTCTGAAGTAGCTGCTTAA
- a CDS encoding tyrosine-type recombinase/integrase encodes MKLKKGISKGKQLFKNESQIIKKTYQEAFKEYIAISKVRGLSEDTIKTYYYHNKYFCEFLGKNKNCGGLDVKTIESYVLFLQEKGMKGTTINSYLQNISPVLKYCMKKGYIFEYFNIPYVKVQQEHKEIFTEDELNTLLQPPKSKDFVSIRVYTCVWLLASTGLRASELRHLKVNNLNMIDRIITCNYTKNKKARYLPISSSLYEVLDNYLNLRKGDGEDYLFPTVYGDILSRTSLQKGIVKYCHQRGIKKSGIHIYRHTFITRSVEKNVSPLILKNITGHATFKQLNNYYNSRMSSMVEVIDNIAPQLNKKENHFKKRGGRK; translated from the coding sequence ATGAAATTGAAAAAAGGTATATCAAAAGGAAAGCAATTATTCAAAAATGAAAGCCAAATTATTAAAAAAACATACCAAGAAGCATTTAAGGAATACATTGCTATTTCTAAGGTTAGAGGATTATCGGAAGATACAATAAAAACTTATTATTATCACAATAAATATTTTTGTGAATTTCTAGGAAAAAATAAAAATTGCGGTGGCTTAGATGTCAAAACAATAGAATCATACGTACTTTTTTTACAGGAAAAAGGTATGAAAGGGACTACCATTAACAGTTATTTACAAAACATATCGCCAGTTTTAAAGTATTGTATGAAAAAAGGATATATTTTTGAATATTTCAATATACCCTATGTTAAAGTACAACAAGAACATAAAGAAATTTTTACAGAAGATGAACTTAACACACTTTTACAACCTCCTAAAAGTAAAGATTTTGTAAGTATTAGAGTATATACTTGTGTTTGGTTATTAGCTAGTACGGGATTAAGAGCCAGTGAATTAAGGCACTTAAAAGTCAATAATTTAAATATGATAGATAGAATAATAACTTGTAATTATACTAAAAACAAAAAAGCTAGATATCTTCCAATAAGTAGTTCTCTTTATGAAGTTTTAGACAATTACTTAAATTTAAGAAAAGGTGATGGTGAAGACTACTTATTTCCGACTGTATATGGAGATATTTTAAGCCGAACTTCTCTACAAAAAGGCATAGTTAAATATTGCCATCAAAGAGGGATTAAAAAAAGTGGAATTCACATATATAGACACACATTTATTACTCGTTCAGTTGAAAAGAATGTATCTCCACTTATACTAAAAAATATTACAGGTCACGCGACTTTCAAACAATTGAACAATTATTATAATTCAAGAATGTCAAGCATGGTTGAAGTTATAGATAACATTGCCCCTCAATTAAATAAAAAAGAAAATCATTTTAAAAAGAGAGGAGGTAGAAAATAA